In a single window of the Gossypium hirsutum isolate 1008001.06 chromosome D02, Gossypium_hirsutum_v2.1, whole genome shotgun sequence genome:
- the LOC107960697 gene encoding uncharacterized protein has translation MLQLGAGSGVSRLRSSSLKKPPEPLHRAVADCLSSSSFAAVVGGVSSHHQGGPLVLTEASRTLRCYPRDETDQRNHSIFHKNFSLGVQFKDCSATIYINTIVAKKEVVNEENSVFEEFEKSRTRNPGLALHCDVFTNTTKIEIVGVKYEVLDIHHENQILRIAREDFIKNGSCHPQIPIQDSILNSEPFVLGSGNTNLTLSYDCQSSSSFGIFPCNSSNYNNVSITTDNIRPDGCSANVRVPILQSSWERLRNDPLDLEEALETGFEVQWKEDTEACRKCNASGGACGFDKSNNQTFCYCPSGFESSPDSNECHLALLPPSPTNTGSNNTRGGSKSKLKLTPIIIGLEPSNTGGVVFFMVQTARVERRINETDNYSKLVYV, from the exons ATGCTTCAGTTAGGAGCAGGCAGTGGAGTGTCGAGGCTTAGATCTTCGTCGCTTAAGAAGCCACCGGAGCCGTTGCATCGTGCGGTGGCAGATTGTCTTTCGTCTTCTTCGTTTGCAGCGGTGGTTGGAGGAGTTAGCTCGCATCACCAAGGGGGTCCTTTGGTTTTAACTGAAGCTTCAAGGACGCTTCGG TGTTATCCCCGGGATGAAACTGATCAAAGGAACCATTCCatttttcacaagaatttcaGTCTTGGGGTTCAATTCAAG GATTGTTCTGCTACTATTTACATAAATACAATAGTAGCAAAAAAAGAAGTAGTGAATGAAGAAAATAGCGTATTTGAAGAATTTGAAAA ATCCAGAACGCGGAATCCTGGTTTGGCACTTCACTGTGACGTTTTTACTAATACCACTAAGATTGAAATTGTTGGTGTAAAGTATGAGGTGCTGGACATCCATCATGAAAATCAAATTCTAAGGATTGCGAGGGAGGACTTCATCAAGAATGGCTCTTGTCATCCTCAAATTCCAATTCAAGATTCGATCTTGAATTCTGAGCCATTCGTTCTCGGTTCTGGAAATACCAATCTTACTCTGTCTTATGACTGCCAATCTTCATCGAGTTTTGGAATCTTCCCTTGCAATTCTTCAAATTACAACAATGTTTCCATAACTACAGATAACATTCGTCCAGATGGATGTTCAGCTAATGTTAGAGTCCCGATTCTTCAATCTTCCTGGGAAAGACTTCGAAATGATCCCCTGGATTTGGAAGAAGCATTGGAAACAGGATTTGAGGTGCAATGGAAGGAAGATACGGAAGCCTGCCGGAAGTGCAATGCTTCTGGTGGAGCCTGCGGTTTTGACAAGTCCAACAATCAAACATTCTGCTACTGCCCATCAGGATTTGAGAGTTCCCCGGATTCCAACGAATGCCATCTAGCCCTTCTCCCACCATCCCCAACAAATACTGGAAGCAATAATACCAGAG GTGGGTCCAAATCCAAGTTGAAGCTGACTCCAATAATCATAG GTTTGGAGCCATCAAACACTGGTGGTGTTGTCTTCTTTATGGTTCAGACTGCGAGAGTGGAGAGGAGGATAAATGAGACAGATAACTACAGCAAATTGGTGTATGTATAG
- the LOC107903299 gene encoding protein SUPPRESSOR OF npr1-1, CONSTITUTIVE 1-like, whose protein sequence is MVENSKSDVWDSVYSVLRLSFDHLSSPCLKKCFAYCAMFPKDFCFRKEQLIQLWMAEGFLGASKEMMDTGNRYFHELLSNSLFQDVGKDRCGNILTCKMHDLVHDLALSVSKFETLIFQENSSSSTDEVSHIRHLSIGYDGESLPIILTAVTPKLHSLFSEIDVFKKLSRTFTSLRVLKFSGADYILELPASLSELKHLRYMDISKTSIKVLPQSITKLYMLQTLRFMGCREIAFPDGLRNLISVKHIHFDQQSSQPIELRHLKVLLVSNCPLLESVPLTGQCLSLKKLCIEDCSRLSSIGDGLATSTVLEELTIHEYVHLLKEFCISKCNGLSKIGEGLSTSICLAELKLSDCAKLSFIPDLEEFSSLRILDISDCHELETIPIRGRCPSLEKLHISSCPKLCKIGDWLSTSTSLEELKLGGCANLSSIPDLVGFYSLRILDILNCHKLETVPIKGRYSSLKKLHVSLCPKLSKIGDGLSTSTSLEELKLSGCSNFSSIPDLEGFSSLRILDILDCHELETVPIEGRCLSLEKLHVSSCPKLSKIGDGLSTSTILEELKLSGCSNLSSIPDLEGFSSLQILDISDCHELETVLIRGRCSSLEKLHVSSCPKLSKIGDGMSTSTILEELKLSGCANLSSIPDLEEISSLRILDISGCHELEIVPIRGRCSSLEKLHVSLCPKLSKIGDGLSTSTSLEELKLNDCAYLSSIPDLIGFSSFRILNISDCHELETIPVRGRCSSLEKLYDFSCPKLSKIGDRLSTSTSLEKVKPIGCANLNFIPDLEGISSLRILDISNCHKLKTIPIRGRCSSLEKFLISWCPKLSKIGNGLSTATYLKKLKLSHCGNLNSIPDLIGFSSLHILNISDCNNLEIVRITGRNSTLQVLEIIACKKLSQMGDALLTFTRLRKLRIVNCPNLGPIPRIHNAYLTELDFTGVGEGLTRLLPDLLQPNRYLQSLTLSDLPDLRSIPESLGDTDFLRHLTIKRCPTLRSIPIDLLGRLDFLRRLDIGGFSEELEEFPGMDSIQHLRLQELRLLGWEKLRSLPYQLLRLTALEELEIQRFHGIEALPDWLGNLSYLKCLRIVSCDKLMYLPSERVMRSLSKLTTFIISECPRLEARCSKESGPEWSKISHICRISIKCKRPLQDLDGYE, encoded by the exons ATGGTTGAAAATTCAAAAAGTGATGTATGGGATTCGGTTTATAGCGTGCTGAGGTTAAGTTTCGACCACTTGTCTTCTCCATGTTTGAAGAAGTGTTTTGCATACTGCGCCATGTTTCCTAAAGATTTTTGCTTTAGAAAGGAGCAATTAATCCAACTCTGGATGGCTGAAGGATTTCTTGGCGCTTCTAAAGAAATGATGGATACTGGTAACAGATATTTCCATGAATTGTTATCAAATTCCTTATTCCAAGATGTGGGGAAGGACAGGTGCGGAAATATTTTGACTTGCAAGATGCATGACTTGGTGCATGATCTGGCTTTGTCTGTCTCGAAGTTTGAGACTTTGATTTTCCAAGAAAATTCCAGTTCCAGCACAGATGAAGTTTCTCATATTCGGCATCTCAGTATTGGTTATGATGGGGAATCCTTACCAATAATTTTAACAGCTGTTACTCCAAAATTGCACTCTTTGTTCTCAGAGATTGATGTGTTCAAGAAATTGTCAAGAACCTTCACAAGCTTACGAGTCCTAAAATTTTCCGGTGCTGATTATATTCTTGAGTTGCCTGCTTCCCTCAGCGAATTGAAGCACTTGAGGTATATGGACATCTCGAAGACTTCTATCAAAGTGCTGCCTCAATCCATAACCAAACTTTACATGTTACAAACATTAAGGTTCATGGGTTGTAGGGAAATCGCATTTCCAGATGGATTGAGAAATTTGATAAGCGTGAAGCACATCCATTTTGACCAGCAAAGTTCTCAACCAATTGAGCTTCGACACCTAAAAGTGTTGCTTGTTTCTAACTGCCCCTTATTGGAAAGTGTTCCCCTGACGGGACAATGTTTATCTCTTAAAAAGCTCTGTATTGAGGATTGTTCACGATTAAGCAGTATCGGGGATGGACTAGCTACTTCCACGGTTCTTGAGGAGCTAACTATA CATGAATATGTTCATCTCTTAAAAGAATTTTGCATTTCTAAGTGCAATGGATTAAGCAAGATTGGAGAGGGGTTGTCTACCTCCATTTGTCTTGCAGAATTAAAGCTAAGTGATTGTGCCAAATTAAGTTTCATTCCAGATTTGGAAGAATTTTCCTCTCTCCGAATTTTAGATATATCAGACTGCCATGAACTGGAAACTATTCCGATAAGAGGAAGATGTCCATCTCTTGAAAAGCTTCACATTTCCTCATGTCCAAAATTATGCAAGATCGGAGACTGGCTGTCTACCTCCACTAGTCTTGAAGAATTAAAGCTAGGTGGTTGTGCTAATTTAAGTTCCATTCCAGATTTGGTAGGATTTTATTCTCTCCGAATTTTAGATATATTAAACTGCCACAAACTAGAAACTGTTCCGATAAAAGGAAGATATTCATCTCTTAAAAAGCTTCATGTTTCCTTGTGTCCAAAATTAAGCAAGATTGGAGACGGGTTGTCTACCTCCACTAGTCTTGAAGAATTAAAGCTAAGTGGTTGTTCTAATTTCAGTTCCATTCCAGATTTGGAAGGATTTTCCTCTCTCCGAATTTTAGATATATTAGACTGCCACGAGCTGGAAACTGTTCCGATAGAAGGAAGATGTTTATCTCTTGAAAAGCTTCACGTTTCCTCGTGTCCAAAATTAAGCAAGATAGGAGACGGGTTGTCTACCTCCACTATTCTTGAAGAATTAAAGCTAAGTGGTTGTTCTAATTTAAGTTCCATTCCAGATTTGGAAGGATTTTCCTCTCTCCAAATTTTAGATATATCAGACTGCCACGAATTGGAAACTGTTCTGATAAGAGGAAGATGTTCATCTCTTGAAAAGCTTCACGTTTCCTCATGTCCAAAATTAAGCAAGATAGGAGACGGGATGTCTACCTCCACTATTCTTGAAGAATTAAAGTTAAGTGGTTGTGCTAATTTAAGTTCCATTCCAGATTTGGAAGAAATTTCCTCTCTCCGAATTTTAGATATATCAGGCTGCCACGAATTGGAAATTGTTCCGATTAGAGGAAGATGTTCATCTCTTGAAAAGCTTCACGTTTCCTTGTGTCCAAAATTAAGCAAGATAGGAGATGGGTTGTCTACCTCCACTAGTCTTGAAGAATTAAAGCTAAATGATTGTGCTTATTTAAGTTCCATTCCAGATTTGATAGGATTTTCCTCCTTCCGAATTTTAAATATATCAGACTGCCACGAACTGGAAACTATTCCGGTAAGAGGAAGATGTTCATCTCTTGAAAAGCTTTACGATTTCTCATGTCCAAAATTAAGCAAGATAGGAGACCGGTTGTCTACCTCCACTAGTCTTGAAAAAGTAAAGCCAATTGGTTGTGCTAATTTAAATTTCATTCCAGATTTAGAAGGAATTTCCTCTCTCCGAATTTTAGATATATCAAACTGCCACAAACTGAAAACTATTCCTATAAGAGGAAGATGTTCATCTCTTGAAAAGTTTCTCATTTCTTGGTGTCCTAAATTAAGCAAGATAGGAAACGGGCTGTCTACCGCCACTTACCTCAAAAAGTTAAAGCTATCCCATTGTGGTAACTTAAATTCCATTCCAGATTTAATAGGATTTTCCTCtcttcatattttaaatatatcagACTGCAACAATCTGGAAATTGTTCGAATAACAGGAAGGAACTCAACTCTCCAAGTGCTTGAAATTATTGCATGTAAAAAATTAAGCCAAATGGGAGATGCACTGCTTACCTTCACTCGTCTCAGAAAATTGAGGATAGTGAACTGCCCGAATTTGGGGCCCATTCCAAGAATACATAATGCTTATCTCACGGAATTAGACTTCACTGGAGTAGGCGAAGGCTTAACTCGTCTGTTACCAGATTTGCTGCAACCCAACCGTTATCTTCAGAGTCTGACACTATCTGATTTGCCTGATCTAAGATCGATTCCAGAAAGTCTGGGGGACACGGATTTTCTTCGTCATTTAACAATCAAAAGGTGTCCAACATTGAGGAGCATTCCAATTGACCTCCTTGGCCGCCTTGATTTCTTGAGAAGGTTAGATATTGGTGGTTTCTCAGAAGAGCTAGAAGAATTCCCAGGTATGGATTCCATCCAACATCTCAGACTTCAAGAATTGCGTTTGCTTGGATGGGAAAAGCTACGTTCTCTTCCTTACCAACTCCTACGCCTCACTGCCCTTGAAGAACTGGAGATACAGAGGTTTCACGGCATAGAAGCCTTGCCTGATTGGTTGGGAAACCTCTCCTATTTAAAGTGTCTGAGAATCGTTTCATGTGATAAGCTCATGTATCTGCCTTCTGAACGTGTTATGCGAAGCCTCTccaaattaacaacatttataattTCAGAGTGTCCTCGATTAGAGGCAAGATGTTCCAAGGAAAGCGGCCCTGAGTGGTCCAAGATTTCCCACATTTGTAGAATCTCAATTAAGTGCAAGCG ACCATTACAGGATTTGGATGGATATGAATGA
- the LOC107960704 gene encoding putative disease resistance protein RGA1 has translation MAEAFVSAVMGEVASKAASVAVEMISLGWGFKDEMQRLGNSLELIGAFLRDAEGNQKQMNSVKLWLKRLRDVAYEADEVLDEIAYEFLRKKVETGDQMLRKVRDLPSTVTFQHNMANKVKDILTSLDDLNKIAKDYGLQQLAVDQRIFIPSNVETVSFLDDSNIVGRKNDVSKVADMLVSPQDDRTVSVVPIVGMAGIGKTTLARLVYHDVDVERRFDVRFWVCVSDDFNVKRILREMLEHDMNYKHTSIPQNLNALTAKLKGKIEQAKRGNEQIKYLLVLDDV, from the coding sequence ATGGCTGAAGCTTTCGTTAGTGCTGTTATGGGAGAAGTGGCGTCAAAAGCGGCGTCAGTTGCGGTTGAGATGATAAGCCTTGGATGGGGCTTCAAGGATGAGATGCAGAGGCTTGGTAACTCACTAGAACTGATTGGAGCTTTCTTGCGAGATGCAGAGGGAAACCAAAAGCAAATGAACTCAGTGAAGCTTTGGTTGAAGAGGCTCAGAGATGTTGCTTATGAGGCTGATGAGGTCCTGGATGAGATTGCTTATGAGTTTCTCAGAAAGAAAGTGGAGACTGGGGATCAGATGTTGAGAAAGGTACGAGACCTTCCATCTACTGTCACATTTCAGCACAACATGGCTAATAAAGTTAAGGACATCCTTACTTCCTTGGACGACCTTAACAAAATAGCCAAAGACTATGGTCTTCAACAGTTGGCCGTAGATCAAAGAATTTTTATTCCATCAAATGTGGAGACAGTCTCCTTCCTGGATGACTCAAACATTGTTGGAAGGAAAAATGATGTCTCAAAAGTTGCTGACATGTTAGTCAGTCCCCAAGATGATCGAACTGTCTCTGTTGTGCCTATAGTTGGAATGGCGGGTATCGGGAAAACTACTTTAGCAAGGCTAGTTTACCATGATGTGGATGTGGAAAGGCGTTTTGATGTAAGATTTTGGGTGTGTGTTTCGGATGATTTCAATGTCAAAAGAATTTTAAGAGAAATGCTGGAGCATGATATGAATTATAAGCACACCTCGATACCTCAAAACTTGAATGCTTTAACGGCGAAACTGAAGGGGAAGATTGAGCAGGCCAAAAGGGGAAATGAACAGATCAAATATCTTCTTGTACTTGATGATGTGTAG
- the LOC107960686 gene encoding uncharacterized protein — MAEAFVSAVVGEVASKAASVAVEMISLGWGFKDEMQRLGNSLEMIGAFLQDAEGNQKQMNSVKLWLKRLRDVAYEADEVLDEIAYEFLRKKVETGDQMLRKVRDLPSTVTFQHNMANKVKDILNSLDDLNKIAKDYGLQQLAVDQRIFIPSNVETVSFLDDSNIVGRKNDVSKVVDMLLSPQDDRTVSVVPIVGMAGIGKTTLARLVYHDVDVERRFDVRFWVCVSDDFNVKRILREMLEHDMNYKHTSIPQNLNALTAKLKGKIEQAKRGNEQIKYLLVLDDVWDVEQWDELMRCLEGVNKNRGNKVIVTTRIEDVALKVETLPNQRHQPGKLKYEECWSIIKEKACGDSPISPSLVLIGEEIAKQCHGVPLAAKVIGGTMRKIERSRAAWLKIQKSDVWDSVYSVLRLSFDHLSSPCLKKCFAYCAMFPKDFCFRKEQLIQLWMAEGFLGASKEMMDTGNRYFHELLSNSLFQDVGKDRCGNILTCKMHDLVHDLALSVSKFETLIFQENSISITDEVSHIRHLRIGYDGESLPIILTAVAPKLHSLFSEIDVFKKLSRTFTSLRVLKFSGADYILKLPASLGELKHLRYMDISKTSIKVLPQSITKLYMLQTLRFMGCREIAFPDGLRNLISVKHIHFDQQSSQPIELRHLTSLQTLPMFFVRDNELHLDALECLNELGGQLKICDLQSVRDKEEAGKANLRLKTKLCKVIFEWSKFSNDTCEEVLEGLQPPSGLQSLIVWNYGGENLPSWMSRPVHGSNIGSLLLDNLMELELNNCINCKSLPPLGQLQSLKFLALRNMEQLKRIGNEFYCDGSSQCEIEVFPALKTFILRQMRNLEEWTATTAAIVFPCLEELLVSNCPLLESVPLTGQCLSLKKLCIEDCSRLSSIGDGLATSTVLEELTIVKCGDLFSIPNLNGFSALRSVYVSDCGRLAIVPIAGICSSLKEFCISKCNGLSKIGEGLSTSICLEELKLSDCAKLSFIPDLEEFSSLRILDISDCHKLETITIRGRCPSLEKLHISSCPKLSKIGDWLSTSTSLEELKLGGCANLSSIPDLVGFFSLRILDILDCHELETVPIRGRYTSLKKLHVSLCPKLSKIGDGLSTSTSLEELKLSGCSNLSFIPDLEGFSSLRILDILDCHELETVPIEGRCSSLEKLHVSSCPKLSKIGDGLSTSTILEELKLSGCSNLNSIPDLEGFSSLQILDISDCHELKTVPIRGRCSSLEKLHVSSCPKLSKIGDGLSTSTILEELKLSGCSNLSSIPDLEGFSSLQILDISDCHELEIVPIRGRCSSLEKLHVSSCPKLSKIGDGLSTSTILEELKLSGCANLSFIPDLEEISSLRILDISDCHELKIVPIRGRCSSLEKLHVSSCSKLSKIGDGLSTSTSLEELKLSGCSNLSSIPDLVGFSSLQILNISDCHELETIPVRGICSSLEKLYIFSCPKLSKIGDWLSTSTSLEKVKLIGCANLSSIPDLEGFSSLRILDISNCHELKTVLIRGRCPSLEKLLISWCPKLSKIGDGLSTATCLKKLKLPHCGNLNSIPDLVGFSSLHILNISNCNNLEIVRITGRNSTLQVLEIIACKKLSQMGDALLTFTRLRKLRIVNCPNLGPIPRIHNAYLTELDFTGVGEGLTRLLPDLLQPNRYLQSLTLSDLPDLRSIPESLGDTDFLRHLTIKRCPTLRSIPIDLLGRLDFLRRLDIGGFSEELEEFPGMDSIQHQLQELRLLGWEKLRSLPYQLLRLTALEELEIQRFHGIEALPDWLGNLSYLKCLRIVSCDKLMYLPSERVMRSLSKLTTFIISECPRLEARCSKESGPEWSKISHICRISIMCKRPLQDLDGYE, encoded by the exons ATGGCTGAAGCTTTCGTTAGTGCTGTTGTGGGAGAAGTGGCGTCAAAAGCGGCGTCAGTTGCGGTTGAGATGATAAGCCTTGGATGGGGCTTCAAGGATGAGATGCAGAGGCTTGGTAACTCACTAGAAATGATTGGAGCTTTCTTGCAAGATGCAGAGGGAAACCAAAAGCAAATGAACTCAGTGAAGCTTTGGTTGAAGAGGCTCAGAGATGTTGCTTATGAGGCTGATGAGGTCCTGGATGAGATTGCTTATGAGTTTCTCAGAAAGAAAGTGGAGACTGGGGATCAGATGTTGAGAAAGGTACGAGACCTTCCATCTACTGTCACATTTCAGCACAACATGGCTAATAAAGTTAAGGACATCCTTAATTCCTTGGACGACCTTAACAAAATAGCCAAAGACTATGGTCTCCAACAGTTAGCCGTAGATCAAAGAATTTTTATTCCATCAAATGTGGAGACAGTCTCCTTCCTGGATGACTCAAACATTGTTGGAAGGAAAAATGATGTCTCAAAAGTTGTTGACATGTTACTCAGTCCCCAAGATGATCGAACTGTCTCTGTTGTGCCTATAGTTGGAATGGCGGGTATCGGGAAAACTACTTTAGCAAGGCTAGTTTACCATGATGTGGATGTGGAAAGGCGTTTTGATGTAAGATTTTGGGTGTGTGTTTCGGATGATTTCAATGTCAAAAGAATTTTAAGAGAAATGCTGGAGCATGATATGAATTATAAGCACACCTCGATACCTCAAAACTTGAATGCTTTAACGGCGAAACTGAAGGGGAAGATTGAGCAGGCCAAAAGGGGAAATGAACAGATCAAATATCTTCTTGTACTTGATGATGTGTGGGATGTTGAACAATGGGATGAACTAATGCGGTGTTTGGAAGGGGTTAATAAGAATCGGGGGAATAAAGTTATTGTAACAACCCGCATTGAAGATGTGGCATTAAAAGTGGAAACACTTCCTAATCAAAGGCATCAGCctggaaaattaaaatatgaGGAGTGCTGGTccataattaaagaaaaagcaTGTGGAGACTCCCCAATATCTCCAAGCTTAGTGTTAATTGGCGAGGAAATTGCTAAACAATGTCACGGTGTGCCTTTAGCAGCAAAAGTTATTGGAGGGACAATGCGCAAAATCGAAAGGAGTCGGGCTGCATGgttgaaaattcaaaaaagtgATGTATGGGATTCGGTTTATAGCGTGCTGAGGTTAAGTTTCGACCACTTGTCTTCTCCATGTTTGAAGAAGTGTTTTGCATACTGCGCCATGTTTCCTAAAGATTTTTGCTTTAGAAAGGAGCAATTAATCCAACTCTGGATGGCTGAAGGATTTCTTGGCGCTTCTAAAGAAATGATGGATACTGGTAACAGATATTTCCATGAATTGTTATCAAATTCCTTATTCCAAGATGTGGGGAAGGACAGGTGCGGAAATATTTTGACATGCAAGATGCATGACTTGGTGCATGACCTGGCTTTGTCTGTCTCAAAATTTGAGACTTTGATTTTCCAAGAAAATTCCATTTCCATCACAGATGAAGTTTCTCATATTCGGCATCTCAGAATTGGTTATGATGGGGAATCCTTACCAATAATTTTAACAGCTGTTGCTCCAAAATTGCACTCTTTGTTCTCAGAGATTGATGTGTTCAAGAAATTGTCAAGAACCTTCACAAGCTTACGAGTCCTAAAATTTTCCGGTGCTGATTATATTCTTAAGTTGCCTGCTTCCCTCGGCGAATTGAAGCACTTGAGGTATATGGACATCTCGAAGACTTCTATCAAAGTGCTGCCTCAATCCATAACCAAACTCTACATGTTACAAACATTAAGGTTCATGGGTTGTAGGGAAATCGCATTTCCAGATGGATTGAGAAATTTGATAAGCGTGAAGCACATCCATTTTGACCAGCAAAGTTCTCAACCAATTGAGCTTCGACACCTAACTTCTCTCCAAACATTGCCAATGTTTTTTGTTAGGGATAACGAACTTCATCTCGATGCTCTAGAATGCCTCAACGAACTTGGTGGACAATTGAAGATATGCGATCTTCAAAGTGTTAGAGACAAGGAAGAGGCTGGCAAAGCAAATCTACGGCTTAAAACAAAATTGTGCAAGGTAATATTTGAATGGTCAAAATTTAGCAATGACACCTGTGAGGAAGTGCTGGAAGGTCTTCAACCCCCCTCAGGTTTGCAAAGCTTAATTGTTTGGAATTATGGAGGAGAAAATCTCCCATCTTGGATGTCAAGACCTGTTCATGGTTCTAATATTGGTTCACTGCTTCTTGACAATTTGATGGAGTTGGAATTAAACAATTGCATCAATTGTAAAAGTCTTCCACCATTGGGCCAACTGCAGAGTCTCAAGTTTCTTGCACTGAGGAATATGGAGCAGCTGAAACGCATCGGTAATGAGTTTTATTGCGATGGAAGTAGTCAATGTGAGATTGAGGTGTTTCCTGCATTAAAAACATTCATCCTACGGCAAATGAGAAATTTGGAAGAATGGACAGCAACGACAGCAGCAATCGTGTTTCCTTGCTTAGAAGAGTTGCTTGTTTCTAACTGCCCCTTATTGGAAAGTGTTCCCCTGACGGGACAATGTTTATCTCTTAAAAAGCTATGTATTGAGGATTGTTCACGATTAAGCAGTATCGGGGATGGACTAGCTACTTCCACGGTTCTTGAGGAGCTAACTATAGTGAAGTGTGGAGATTTGTTCTCAATTCCAAATTTAAATGGGTTTTCCGCTCTTCGAAGTGTTTATGTTTCTGATTGCGGAAGATTGGCAATTGTTCCAATAGCAGGAATATGTTCATCTCTTAAAGAATTTTGCATTTCTAAGTGCAATGGATTAAGCAAGATTGGAGAGGGGTTATCTACCTCCATTTGTCTTGAAGAATTAAAGCTAAGTGATTGTGCCAAATTAAGTTTCATTCCAGATTTGGAAGAATTTTCCTCTCTCCGTATTTTAGATATATCAGATTGCCACAAACTAGAAACTATTACGATAAGAGGAAGATGTCCATCTCTTGAAAAGCTTCACATTTCCTCATGTCCAAAATTAAGCAAGATCGGAGACTGGCTGTCTACCTCCACTAGTCTTGAAGAATTAAAGCTAGGTGGTTGTGCTAATTTAAGTTCCATTCCAGATTTGGTAGGATTTTTCTCTCTCCGAATTTTAGATATATTAGATTGCCACGAACTTGAAACTGTTCCGATAAGAGGAAGATATACATCTCTTAAAAAGCTTCATGTTTCCTTGTGTCCAAAATTAAGCAAGATTGGAGACGGGTTGTCTACCTCCACTAGTCTTGAAGAATTAAAGCTAAGTGGTTGTTCTAATTTAAGTTTCATTCCAGATTTGGAAGGATTTTCCTCTCTCCGAATTTTAGATATATTAGACTGCCACGAGCTGGAAACTGTTCCGATAGAAGGAAGATGTTCATCTCTTGAAAAGCTTCACGTTTCCTCGTGTCCAAAATTAAGCAAGATAGGAGACGGGTTATCTACCTCCACTATTCTTGAAGAATTAAAGCTAAGTGGTTGTTCTAATTTAAATTCCATTCCAGATTTGGAAGGATTTTCCTCTCTCCAAATTTTAGATATATCAGACTGCCACGAATTGAAAACTGTTCCGATAAGAGGAAGATGTTCATCTCTTGAAAAGCTTCACGTTTCCTCGTGTCCAAAATTAAGCAAGATAGGAGACGGGCTGTCTACCTCCACTATTCTTGAAGAATTAAAGCTAAGCGGTTGTTCTAATTTAAGTTCCATTCCAGATTTGGAAGGATTTTCCTCTCTCCAAATTTTAGATATATCAGACTGCCACGAATTGGAAATTGTTCCGATAAGAGGAAGATGTTCATCTCTTGAAAAGCTTCACGTTTCCTCGTGTCCAAAATTAAGCAAGATAGGAGACGGGCTGTCTACCTCCACTATTCTTGAAGAATTAAAGTTAAGTGGTTGTGCTAATTTAAGTTTCATTCCAGATTTGGAAGAAATTTCCTCTCTCCGAATTTTAGATATATCAGACTGCCACGAATTGAAAATTGTTCCGATTAGAGGAAGATGTTCATCTCTTGAAAAGCTTCACGTTTCCTCGTGTTCAAAATTAAGCAAGATAGGAGATGGGTTGTCTACCTCCACTAGTCTTGAAGAATTAAAGCTAAGTGGTTGTTCTAATTTAAGTTCCATTCCAGATTTGGTAGGATTTTCCTCTctccaaattttaaatatatcagACTGCCACGAACTGGAAACTATTCCGGTAAGAGGAATATGTTCATCTCTTGAAAAGCTTTACATTTTCTCGTGTCCAAAATTAAGCAAGATAGGAGACTGGTTGTCTACCTCCACTAGTCTTGAAAAAGTAAAGCTAATTGGTTGTGCTAATTTAAGTTCCATTCCAGATTTGGAAGGATTTTCCTCTCTACGAATTTTAGATATATCAAACTGTCATGAACTGAAAACTGTTTTGATAAGAGGAAGATGTCCATCTCTTGAGAAGCTTCTCATTTCCTGGTGTCCTAAATTAAGCAAGATAGGAGATGGGTTGTCTACAGCCACTTGCCTCAAAAAGTTAAAACTACCCCATTGTGGTAACTTAAATTCCATTCCAGATTTAGTAGGATTTTCCTCtcttcatattttaaatatatcaaaCTGCAACAATCTGGAAATTGTTCGAATAACAGGAAGGAACTCAACTCTCCAAGTGCTTGAAATTATTGCATGTAAAAAATTAAGCCAAATGGGAGATGCACTGCTTACCTTCACTCGTCTCAGAAAATTGAGGATAGTGAACTGCCCGAATTTGGGGCCCATTCCAAGAATACATAATGCTTATCTCACGGAATTAGACTTCACTGGAGTAGGCGAAGGCTTAACTCGTCTGTTACCAGATTTGCTGCAACCCAACCGTTATCTTCAGAGTCTGACACTATCTGATTTGCCTGATCTAAGATCGATTCCAGAAAGTCTGGGGGACACGGATTTTCTTCGTCATTTAACAATCAAAAGGTGTCCAACATTGAGGAGCATTCCAATTGACCTCCTTGGCCGCCTTGATTTCTTGAGAAGGTTAGATATTGGTGGTTTCTCAGAAGAGCTAGAAGAATTCCCAGGTATGGATTCCATCCAACATCAACTTCAAGAATTGCGTTTGCTTGGATGGGAAAAGCTACGTTCTCTTCCTTACCAACTCCTACGCCTCACTGCCCTTGAAGAACTGGAGATACAGAGGTTTCACGGCATAGAAGCCTTGCCTGATTGGTTGGGAAACCTCTCCTATTTAAAGTGTCTGAGAATCGTTTCATGTGATAAGCTCATGTATCTGCCTTCTGAACGTGTTATGCGAAGCCTCTccaaattaacaacatttataattTCAGAGTGTCCTCGATTAGAGGCAAGATGTTCCAAGGAAAGCGGCCCTGAGTGGTCCAAGATTTCCCACATTTGTAGAATCTCAATTATGTGCAAGCG ACCATTACAGGATTTGGATGGATATGAATGA